A section of the Lepus europaeus isolate LE1 chromosome 19, mLepTim1.pri, whole genome shotgun sequence genome encodes:
- the LOC133748644 gene encoding LOW QUALITY PROTEIN: zinc finger protein 17-like (The sequence of the model RefSeq protein was modified relative to this genomic sequence to represent the inferred CDS: inserted 1 base in 1 codon), protein MYSMKGESSQDPELTVENYVVLTEVSGHVISADVAVCISDEEWELLDASRRFLYCDVMLENFALLSSLGCWCGAEDETPSEPSVSVGASQVRTPKPHPSVQETHLGEERSPLLHDLLCLTGRDGTHHELGLCKCVAELHRHRKQQLREKLATRDEARSSSVRNHRVHVAERTSTCEEGDKGFTANSDLLSQNVPHSEWKFHRDTQGREAFQSGKTNHNCRGCREEFCNQHPLIEHQKTHVGERSYECSQCGKLFRYNSNLIKHQRNHTGQKPYECTECGKAFSLKYNVVEHQKIHTGQRPYECTECRKAFVRKSHLVQHQKIHTEGFFAKTSDAVEHQLLHTRPRPYRCSQCGKAFLTQSYLVGHRKIHTRERPXCTECGKSFMFSSTLNRHQKVHNGDKPYCCSECGKFFMDSSALLIHQRVHTGERPYECSGCGKFFKYCSTLIRHQKVHTGERLYECSECGKFFMDSSTLIIHQRVHTGEKPYECSKCGKFFRYCFTLNRHQRLHSGERPYECSECGKLFMDSSTLSSHQRVHTGERPYECSKCGKFFRYRSTLDTHQRVHTGERPYECSECGKFFRHNSNQIRHWRNHIGERPYECSKCGRVFSQNSHLIRHQKVHTRERTFECSKCGKLFMDSSTLSSHQRVHTREKPYECHECGKVFGYNSSLIKHWRIHTGERPYECSECGRGFNRNSHLTQHQKFHTR, encoded by the exons ATGTACAGTATGAAAGGGGAAAGCAGCCAAGATCCAGAGTTGACTGTGGAGAACTATGTGGTCCTTACGGAAGTTTCA GGTCACGTGATCTCTGCGGATGTGGCTGTCTGTATCTCTGATGAGGAATGGGAGCTCCTCGATGCGTCTCGGAGGTTCCTGTACTgtgatgtgatgctggagaacttTGCACTTTTGTCCTCATTAG GTTGTTGGTGTGGCGCTGAGGACGAGACGCCTTCTGAGCCCAGCGTTTCTGTAGGCGCGTCACAGGTCAGGACTCCAAAGCCGCATCCTTCCGTGCAGGAGACCCATCTGGGTGAGGAACGTAGCCCTCTCCTGCACGACCTTCTGTGCCTGACTGGAAGGGATGGCACACACCATGAGCTGGGGCTGTGCAAGTGTGTGGCAGAGCTTCACCGGCACCGGAAGCAGCAGCTGAGAGAGAAGCTTGCCACACGTGATGAGGCGAGGTCTTCATCTGTTAGGAATCACAGAGTGCACGTGGCAGAGAGGACCTCCACATGTGAGGAGGGTGATAAGGGCTTCACCGCCAATTCAGATCTTCTCTCGCAAAATGTCCCTCACAGCGAGTGGAAATTTCACAGGGACACACAGGGCAGGGAAGCCTTTCAAAGTGGAAAAACTAATCACAACTGCAGAGGATGCAGGGAAGAATTTTGCAATCAACATCCGTTGATTGAGCACCAAAAAACCCACGTTGGGGAAAGGTCATATGAGTGCAGTCAGTGTGGGAAATTGTTTAGGTACAACTCCAACCTCATTAAACATCAGCGAAATCATACTGGACAAAAGCCTTACGAGTGTACcgagtgtgggaaagccttcagccTCAAATACAATGTGGTGGAGCACCAGAAAATTCACACTGGACAACGGCCCTACGAGTGCACTGAATGCAGGAAGGCATTCGTTAGAAAGTCCCACCTGGTTCAGCACCAGAAAATCCACACTGAGGGGTTCTTTGCAAAAACGTCTGATGCTGTTGAACACCAACTACTGCACACTAGGCCAAGGCCTTACAGATGCAGCCAATGTGGGAAGGCTTTCCTTACACAGTCATATCTTGTTGGTCATCGGAAAATCCATACTAGAGAACGGC TATGCACTGAGTGTGGGAAGTCCTTTATGTTCAGTTCTACACTTAACAGACATCAAAAGGTTCATAATGGCGATAAACCTTATTGTTGCAGTGAATGTGGGAAATTCTTCATGGACAGCTCCGCACTTCTTATTCATCAGAGAGTTCACACTGGAGAAAGACCTTACGAATGCAGTGGGTGTGGGAAATTCTTTAAATACTGCTCCACACTCATTAGGCATCAGAAAGTTCACACTGGAGAAAGGCTTTATGAATGCAGTGAATGTGGGAAATTTTTTATGGACAGCTCTACACTCATTATTCATCAGAGAGTTCACACTGGAGAAAAGCCTTATGAATGCAGCAAGTGTGGGAAATTCTTTAGGTATTGTTTCACACTGAACAGACATCAGAGGCTTCATTCTGGAGAAAGGCCTTATGAGTGCAGTGAATGTGGGAAACTGTTTATGGACAGCTCCACACTCAGTAGTCATCAGAGAGTTCACACTGGAGAAAGGCCTTATGAATGCAGCAAGTGTGGGAAATTCTTCAGGTATCGCTCCACACTTGATACACATCAGAGAGTTCACACTGGAGAAAGGCCTTATGAGTGTAGTGAATGTGGGAAATTCTTTAGACACAACTCGAATCAAATTAGGCATTGGAGAAATCACATTGGAGAAAGGCCTTATGAATGCAGCAAGTGTGGGAGAGTCTTTAGCCAAAATTCCCACCTCATTcgacatcaaaaagttcataccAGAGAACGAACTTTTGAGTGCAGCAAATGTGGGAAACTCTTTATGGACAGCTCCACACTCAGTAGTCATCAGAGAGTTCACACTAGAGAAAAACCTTATGAGTGCCATGAATGTGGAAAAGTCTTTGGATACAACTCTAGCCTCATTAAACATTggagaattcacactggagaaaggCCTTATGAGTGTAGTGAATGTGGGAGAGGTTTTAACCGAAACTCCCACCTTACTCAACACCAAAAATTTCACACCAGATAA
- the LOC133748807 gene encoding zinc finger protein 548-like isoform X6, protein MNSTPGRVVFEDVAVYFSQEEWGHLDEAQRFLYCDVMLENLALLSSLGCWQGAENEKVPSEQDVFVGLSQVMTPKPGLSTAKAHLSEMYGPPLKDILQLVEHRRIQTEQKPRICEAELCQHQKQTGENLPRRDDWSPLFSKNHRVHMAERTFTRREAWKDLPATPDLALHQAPHRGWKPYKETEGGKAFQAGHTDRTCGECGKVFRCRHSLVEHQKIHTGERPYECSKCGKFFRYNANFMKHQRTHSGERTYECKECGKSFLYNYRLMRHKRVHTGERPYECDICGKFFRYSSTFFRHQRVHTGERPYECSECGKFFMDSSTLIKHQRVHTGERPYKCSECGKFFRYNSTLIRHQRIHTGERPYECSICGELFRYNSKLIKHRRNHTGERPYKCSECGKAFRYHCRLIRHQRVHTGERPYECSECGKLFRYNSNLIKHWRNHTGERPYECSECGKAFSHKHILVEHQKIHTGERPYECSECGKAFIRKSHLVHHQKIHTEERLMCSVKVGNALDVTPTSLHIRDFTMEKIYH, encoded by the exons ATGAACTCGACTCCG GGCCGTGTGGTCTTTGAAGATGTGGCCGTATATTTCTCCCAGGAGGAGTGGGGACACCTTGATGAAGCGCAGAGGTTTTTATACTgtgatgtgatgctggagaattTGGCACTTTTGTCTTCACTAG gttgttggcagggagctgagaaTGAGAAGGTACCTTCTGAACAAGATGTTTTTGTAGGATTGTCACAGGTCATGACTCCAAAGCCAGGTTTGTCCACTGCAAAGGCCCACCTTAGTGAGATGTATGGCCCACCCTTGAAAGACATTCTGCAGTTGGTTGAGCACCGTAGAATACAAACTGAGCAAAAACCACGCATTTGCGAGGCAGAGCTCTGCCAGCACCAAAAGCAAACTGGAGAGAATCTTCCCAGAAGGGACGACTGGAGCCCTTTGTTTTCGAAGAACCACAGAGTTCACATGGCAGAGAGGACCTTCACACGCAGGGAGGCTTGGAAGGACTTGCCAGCCACGCCAGACCTTGCCCTGCACCAGGCCCCTCACCGTGGATGGAAGCCATACAAGGAAACGGAGGGTGGCAAAGCCTTTCAAGCTGGACACACTGATCGCACATGTGGTGAATGTGGGAAAGTCTTCAGATGCAGACATTCACTTGTTGAGCAccagaaaattcacacaggagaaaGGCCTTATGAGTGCAGCAAATGTGGGAAGTTCTTTAGGTACAATGCTAACTTCATGAAACATCAGAGAACTCACAGTGGAGAAAGGACTTACGAGTGCAAAGAGTGTGGAAAGTCCTTTTTGTACAACTACAGACTCATGAGACATAAGAGGGTTCATACTGGAGAAAGGCCTTATGAGTGCGACATATGTGGGAAATTTTTTAGGTACAGCTCCACCTTCTTTAGACATCAGAGAGTTCACACTGGAGAAAGGCCTTATGAGTGCAGTGAGTGTGGGAAATTCTTTATGGACAGCTCCACTCTCATTAAACATCAGCGAGTTCACACTGGAGAAAGGCCTTATAAGTGCAGTGAATGTGGGAAATTCTTTAGATATAACTCCACCCTCAttagacatcagagaattcacactggagaaaggCCGTATGAGTGCAGCATATGTGGGGAGTTGTTTAGGTACAACTCCAAGCTCATTAAACATCGGAGAAATCACACGGGAGAAAGGCCTTACAAGTGTAgcgaatgtgggaaagcctttaggTACCACTGCAGACTCATTAGACATCAGAGAGTTCACACAGGAGAAAGACCTTACGAGTGCAGTGAATGTGGGAAATTGTTTAGGTACAACTCCAACCTCATTAAACATTGGAGAAATCACACTGGAGAAAGGCCTTATGAGTGCagtgagtgtgggaaagccttcagccACAAGCATATACTCGTGGAACACCAGAAAATCCACACTGGCGAAAGGCCTTATGAGTGCAGTGAATGTGGGAAGGCCTTCATTAGGAAGTCCCACCTTGTTCACCACCAGAAAATCCACACTGAAGAGCGGCTTATGTGCTCCGTGAAGGTAGGGAATGCGTTAGACGTAACTCCGACCTCATTACACATCAGAGATTTCACAATGGAGAAAATTTACCATTGA